A window of the Kosakonia radicincitans DSM 16656 genome harbors these coding sequences:
- a CDS encoding DUF2501 domain-containing protein: MKFAKRLLCAAAISSALLTSFANAASWQDTLSSAASQLSQKNQSSTASQQGGLSLSSLTGLLNGGNQALSSNTMNNAAGVMTWCAKNKLSSLTNTENVKNQVLDKLGLGASQQKQDTNYLDGLQGMLNTKNGEQLNLSNIGSTPLAEKVKSKACDIVLKQGVNFLS; the protein is encoded by the coding sequence CTGCTAACCAGCTTTGCCAACGCCGCTTCCTGGCAGGATACGCTCTCCAGCGCCGCCAGCCAGCTCAGCCAGAAAAATCAGAGCAGCACCGCCTCGCAGCAGGGTGGGTTGTCGCTCTCCTCCCTGACCGGCCTGCTTAACGGCGGTAATCAGGCGCTCAGTTCCAATACCATGAACAATGCGGCAGGCGTAATGACCTGGTGCGCCAAAAACAAGCTCTCCTCGCTCACCAACACCGAGAATGTGAAAAACCAGGTGCTGGATAAACTGGGGCTCGGCGCCAGCCAGCAGAAACAGGACACCAACTATCTGGATGGCCTTCAGGGTATGCTGAATACCAAAAACGGCGAGCAGTTAAACCTGAGCAACATCGGCAGCACGCCGCTGGCCGAAAAAGTGAAGTCAAAAGCCTGTGATATCGTTCTGAAACAGGGCGTCAACTTCCTCTCCTGA
- the opgB gene encoding phosphatidylglycerol--membrane-oligosaccharide glycerophosphotransferase: protein MSELLSIALFLASVVIYACKAGRNSWWFTATLLVLGLFIILNITLYASNYFTGDGINDAVLYTLTNSLTGAGISKYLLPGVGLVLALVALFCALGWVLRRRRHLPHHFGYSLLALVLALGSVDASPAFRQITELVKSQTREGDPDFATFYKVPAKKIPEPKLNLVYIYGESLERTYFNEEAFPGLTPELGALKAQSLDFSHTEQLPGTDYTIAGMVASQCGIPLFAPFEGNASASVSSFFPQNLCLGDILKNSGYENHFIQGANLRFAGKDVFLKSHGFDYLVGAEELKSQVADPHYRNDWGFYDDTVLDAVWKRYEELSRAGKRFSLFALTVDTHHPDGFISRTCERKSYSYDGKPNQSFSAVTCSQQHIAALINKIKASPWFKDTVIVVSSDHLAMNNTAWKYLNKQDRSDLFFVMRGDERQEDVSGIKRSTLDNGATVLDILGGDNFLGLGRSSISGQSLSGVFLNMKEKVLAWKPDVIRLWNFPKTMKEFTVDSQKQMVAFSGSQFRLPLLVRVSSHRVEPLPESEYSAPLRFQLADFAPRDNFVWIDQCYKMARLWSPELALSTDWCVSQGQLGGEQQVQHIDKALWKGKTAFKESVISADRYRNNVDTLKILDNNIRYKADSFVFNVPGAPEEVKSFNGISRPESWGRWSNAQLGKEVSIEYNQPLPEHFELVITAKAYGPNANRPIPVRVGDEEQTLMLDNTLSTTTLRFNNPSRSSTLVIVPPDPQSTNEGNILGHSPRQIGIGLAEIKVLSDEG, encoded by the coding sequence TTGTCCGAGTTGCTCTCTATTGCTCTGTTTCTCGCCTCGGTCGTGATTTACGCCTGTAAGGCGGGGCGAAATAGCTGGTGGTTTACTGCAACGCTGCTGGTATTGGGTCTGTTTATTATTTTGAATATCACGCTGTACGCCAGTAATTACTTTACCGGCGATGGCATTAACGATGCGGTGTTGTACACCCTCACCAACAGCCTGACCGGTGCGGGCATCAGCAAATACCTGTTACCCGGGGTGGGGCTGGTTCTCGCGCTGGTGGCGTTGTTCTGCGCGCTGGGTTGGGTACTGCGCCGCCGTCGCCATCTGCCCCATCATTTTGGCTACAGCCTGCTGGCACTGGTTCTGGCGCTGGGTTCGGTCGATGCCAGCCCGGCATTCCGCCAGATCACCGAACTGGTGAAATCCCAGACGCGCGAGGGCGATCCCGACTTCGCCACGTTTTATAAAGTCCCGGCGAAGAAGATCCCGGAACCGAAACTCAACCTGGTCTACATCTACGGCGAAAGCCTGGAGCGTACCTACTTCAATGAAGAGGCCTTTCCTGGCCTGACGCCGGAACTGGGCGCGCTGAAGGCGCAAAGCCTCGACTTTAGCCATACGGAGCAACTCCCCGGTACGGATTACACCATCGCTGGCATGGTCGCCTCGCAGTGCGGTATTCCACTGTTCGCGCCTTTTGAAGGCAACGCTTCCGCTTCGGTGTCCAGTTTCTTCCCGCAGAATCTTTGCCTCGGCGACATTCTGAAAAATTCCGGCTACGAGAACCATTTTATCCAGGGAGCGAATCTGCGCTTTGCCGGGAAAGATGTGTTCCTGAAATCACACGGTTTTGATTACCTCGTTGGCGCGGAAGAGCTGAAAAGCCAGGTCGCCGATCCCCACTACCGTAATGACTGGGGCTTCTACGACGATACGGTGCTGGATGCCGTCTGGAAACGCTACGAAGAGCTGTCGCGTGCGGGCAAACGTTTCTCGCTGTTTGCGCTGACCGTCGATACGCACCATCCGGATGGTTTTATCTCGCGCACCTGCGAGCGGAAAAGCTACAGCTATGATGGCAAACCGAACCAGTCATTCAGCGCCGTCACCTGTAGCCAGCAGCATATCGCGGCGTTGATCAATAAGATCAAAGCGTCGCCGTGGTTTAAAGACACGGTGATCGTAGTCTCTTCCGATCATCTGGCGATGAACAACACGGCATGGAAATACCTCAACAAACAAGATCGCAGCGATCTGTTCTTTGTGATGCGCGGCGATGAGCGCCAGGAGGATGTTTCCGGGATCAAACGCAGCACGCTGGATAACGGCGCAACCGTGCTCGATATCCTCGGCGGCGACAACTTCCTCGGCCTTGGGCGCAGCAGTATTTCCGGCCAGTCGCTCTCCGGGGTATTCCTGAATATGAAAGAGAAAGTGCTGGCATGGAAACCGGACGTCATTCGCCTGTGGAACTTCCCGAAAACGATGAAAGAGTTCACGGTGGATAGCCAGAAACAGATGGTCGCCTTCTCCGGCAGCCAGTTCCGTTTACCGCTGCTGGTGCGCGTTTCCAGTCATCGCGTTGAACCGCTGCCCGAAAGCGAATACTCCGCGCCGCTGCGCTTCCAGCTTGCCGACTTTGCACCGCGCGATAACTTCGTGTGGATCGATCAGTGCTACAAAATGGCGCGCCTGTGGTCACCAGAACTGGCGCTCTCTACCGACTGGTGCGTCTCGCAGGGGCAACTTGGCGGCGAACAGCAGGTTCAGCATATCGATAAGGCATTATGGAAAGGCAAAACCGCGTTTAAAGAGAGCGTGATCAGCGCCGATCGCTACCGGAATAACGTCGATACGCTGAAGATCCTCGATAACAACATTCGCTACAAAGCCGACAGTTTTGTCTTTAACGTTCCTGGCGCGCCGGAAGAGGTGAAATCATTCAACGGCATTTCCCGTCCGGAAAGCTGGGGGCGCTGGTCCAACGCGCAGTTGGGCAAGGAAGTGTCGATTGAATATAACCAGCCGCTGCCGGAGCATTTCGAACTGGTCATTACCGCCAAAGCGTACGGCCCGAACGCCAACCGCCCGATTCCGGTGCGTGTCGGCGATGAAGAGCAAACTCTGATGCTGGATAACACGCTCAGCACCACGACATTGCGCTTCAATAATCCTTCCCGCAGCAGCACGCTGGTGATTGTCCCCCCGGACCCGCAATCCACCAACGAAGGGAATATTCTCGGTCACTCGCCGCGTCAGATTGGAATCGGGCTGGCGGAAATCAAAGTGCTGAGTGACGAAGGTTAA
- a CDS encoding GNAT family N-acetyltransferase — MNFVAIPAIHYSCTQLAALVGQCFEGYSMPFSLPPAVFAQRFIAEGLSLVDSCVWLDDEEPAAVALITRRGASARLAAFAIRPQYRAQGLGKRLLPPLITALRDKGVRLLRLEVIQDNHPAVALYHSLGFTTVQPLYGFQGAKEVDGEDNALREIDPLIVVRKAVCESNATLSWLTDPLSAVSLPARAFEYRNHALAVIATHMETPQLRFIYVEPEYRRRGFASELLRTLNQHFPGLSTSVVVPGAFAPLFDRAGYSKLALSQYEMKADL; from the coding sequence ATGAACTTCGTCGCTATCCCTGCCATTCACTACAGTTGTACGCAACTTGCCGCCCTGGTTGGGCAATGTTTTGAAGGTTACAGCATGCCGTTTTCGTTGCCGCCAGCGGTATTTGCCCAGCGTTTTATCGCCGAAGGGCTTAGCCTCGTGGACTCATGCGTCTGGCTGGATGACGAGGAGCCTGCGGCGGTGGCCCTGATCACCCGGCGCGGCGCATCGGCGAGGCTGGCAGCATTCGCCATTCGCCCGCAGTATCGTGCGCAGGGGTTGGGCAAACGTCTTCTTCCGCCCTTAATAACCGCGCTGCGCGATAAAGGCGTGCGGTTGCTGCGGCTGGAAGTCATTCAGGATAATCATCCGGCGGTTGCTCTGTATCACTCGCTGGGCTTTACCACAGTCCAGCCACTTTATGGCTTTCAGGGCGCGAAGGAGGTGGACGGTGAAGATAATGCGTTGCGGGAAATTGATCCGTTGATCGTGGTGCGCAAAGCGGTCTGCGAGAGTAATGCCACGCTCTCCTGGCTGACCGATCCGCTCTCCGCCGTATCATTACCGGCGCGGGCGTTTGAGTACCGTAATCATGCGCTGGCAGTGATTGCCACGCACATGGAGACGCCGCAACTACGGTTTATTTATGTGGAACCGGAGTACCGGCGCAGAGGATTTGCCAGTGAACTTCTGCGGACGTTGAATCAGCATTTTCCCGGTCTGAGCACCTCGGTGGTGGTGCCCGGCGCATTTGCGCCGCTGTTCGATCGTGCGGGTTACAGCAAGCTTGCGCTTAGCCAGTATGAGATGAAGGCTGACCTGTAA
- the tsr gene encoding methyl-accepting chemotaxis protein, whose protein sequence is MLTRIKLVTSLLLVLGLFGLLQLTSGGLFFNALKHDKENFTVLQTIRQQQSTLNASWVALLQTRNTLNRAGIRYMMDQNNIGSGATVSDLMQIASTSLKQAEANWNAYQALPRDPRQSEEAAAEIKRNYDIYHNALAELIQLLGAGKINAFFDQPTQSYQDGFEKQYLNYLQQNDHLYETAVSDSESSYGSAIWIIITVLIVVLLVIIGVWAGIKRALIGPLNHLIDNIRHIAGGDLVQRIDVHGSNEMGVLADSLRHMQSELVRTVSDVRNGANAIYSGASEISVGNNDLSSRTEQQAASLEETAASMEELTATVKQNADNARQASHLALSASETAQKGGKVVDNVVQTMRDIAASSQKIADIISVIDGIAFQTNILALNAAVEAARAGEQGRGFAVVAGEVRNLAQRSAQAAREIKSLIEDSVGRVELGSTLVESAGETMGEIVNAVTRVTDIMGEIASASDEQSRGIDQVGLAVSEMDRVTQQNASLVEESAAAAAALEEQASRLTQAVSVFRISQQQSKLNSATPASFTRASPASALPRKAAVSDAGDNWETF, encoded by the coding sequence ATGTTAACTCGCATCAAACTTGTCACCAGTTTATTGCTGGTGCTGGGATTATTTGGCCTTTTACAACTCACTTCTGGCGGCTTGTTCTTTAACGCGCTGAAACACGACAAAGAAAACTTCACCGTTCTGCAAACCATTCGCCAGCAACAGTCCACGCTGAACGCCAGCTGGGTTGCGCTGCTGCAAACCCGTAATACCCTTAACCGCGCCGGGATCCGCTACATGATGGATCAGAACAATATTGGCAGCGGCGCGACGGTGTCCGATCTGATGCAGATTGCCAGCACCTCGCTGAAACAGGCAGAAGCAAACTGGAATGCTTACCAGGCGCTGCCGCGCGATCCGCGCCAGAGCGAGGAAGCTGCGGCAGAGATCAAGCGTAACTACGATATCTACCACAACGCGCTGGCGGAGCTGATCCAGTTGCTGGGCGCAGGCAAAATTAATGCCTTCTTCGATCAGCCGACCCAGAGCTATCAGGACGGTTTCGAGAAGCAGTACCTCAATTATTTGCAGCAGAACGATCATCTGTATGAAACGGCGGTCAGCGATAGCGAAAGCTCTTACGGCTCTGCCATTTGGATCATTATTACGGTGCTGATCGTTGTGCTGCTGGTGATCATCGGTGTCTGGGCTGGGATCAAGCGAGCGCTGATCGGGCCGTTGAACCACCTGATCGACAACATTCGTCATATTGCTGGCGGCGATCTGGTACAGCGCATTGATGTCCACGGTTCCAATGAGATGGGTGTGTTGGCTGACAGCCTGCGTCATATGCAGAGTGAGCTGGTGCGTACCGTCAGCGATGTGCGTAATGGCGCCAACGCGATTTATAGCGGGGCCAGTGAAATTTCGGTGGGGAATAACGACCTTTCCTCCCGTACCGAGCAGCAGGCCGCTTCGCTGGAAGAGACGGCAGCCAGCATGGAAGAACTGACGGCAACGGTGAAACAGAACGCCGATAACGCCCGTCAGGCGAGCCACCTGGCGCTGAGCGCCTCTGAAACCGCGCAGAAAGGCGGTAAAGTGGTGGATAATGTTGTGCAGACGATGCGTGATATTGCCGCCAGTTCGCAGAAGATCGCTGACATTATCAGCGTAATCGACGGTATTGCCTTCCAGACCAACATCCTGGCGCTGAACGCCGCTGTTGAAGCCGCGCGTGCGGGCGAGCAGGGGCGTGGCTTTGCGGTGGTGGCGGGCGAAGTTCGCAACCTGGCGCAGCGCAGCGCCCAGGCCGCTCGTGAAATCAAAAGCCTGATTGAAGACTCTGTCGGTCGCGTTGAACTGGGTTCTACGCTGGTGGAAAGCGCCGGGGAAACCATGGGTGAAATCGTGAATGCGGTGACCCGCGTGACCGACATTATGGGTGAAATCGCGTCTGCCTCCGATGAGCAGAGCCGTGGTATCGACCAGGTGGGTCTGGCGGTTTCCGAGATGGATCGGGTGACACAGCAGAACGCCTCGCTGGTGGAAGAGTCCGCTGCTGCGGCGGCGGCGCTTGAAGAGCAGGCCAGCCGTCTGACGCAGGCGGTTTCCGTATTTCGCATTAGCCAGCAGCAGAGCAAGCTGAACAGCGCGACGCCAGCCAGTTTCACCCGGGCCTCTCCGGCAAGCGCACTACCGCGTAAAGCGGCGGTGAGCGATGCCGGTGATAACTGGGAAACTTTCTGA
- the btsT gene encoding pyruvate/proton symporter BtsT, producing MDTKKLFKHIPWVILGIIGAFCLSVVALRRGEHVSALWIVVASVSVYLVAYRYYSLYIAQKVMKLDPTRATPAVINNDGLNYVPTNRYVLFGHHFAAIAGAGPLVGPVLAAQMGYLPGTLWLLAGVVLAGAVQDFMVLFISSRRNGASLGEMVKEEMGRVPGTIALFGCFLIMIIILAVLALIVVKALAESPWGVFTVCSTVPIALFMGIYMRFLRPGRVGEVSVIGIVLLVASIWFGGVIAHDPYWGPALTFKDTTITFALVGYAFVSALLPVWLILAPRDYLATFLKIGVIVGLALGIVILNPELKMPAVTQYIDGTGPLWKGALFPFLFITIACGAVSGFHALIASGTTPKLLANETDARFIGYGAMLMESFVAVMALVAASIIEPGLYFAMNTPPAGLGITMPNLHELGGENAPMILAQLKDVTAHAAATVSSWGFVISPEQILQTAKDIGEPSVLNRAGGAPTLAVGIAHVFHKIIPMADMGFWYHFGILFEALFILTALDAGTRAGRFMLQDLLGNFVPFLKKTDSLVAGVIGTAGCVGLWGYLLYQGVVDPLGGVKSLWPLFGISNQMLAAVALMLGTVVLVKMQRTKYIWVTVVPAMWLLLCTTWALGLKLFSTNPQLEGFLYMANQYKEKIAAGGSDLTAQQIANMNHIVVNNYTNAGLSILFLVVVYSIIFYGIKTWLNVRNNKVRTDKETPYVPVPEGGVKTSSHH from the coding sequence ATGGATACTAAAAAACTCTTCAAGCACATACCCTGGGTGATTCTCGGGATTATCGGTGCTTTCTGTCTCTCTGTTGTCGCCTTACGCCGGGGTGAGCACGTTAGTGCTCTGTGGATCGTTGTTGCATCCGTCTCCGTCTATCTGGTGGCTTACCGCTACTACAGCCTTTACATCGCGCAAAAGGTGATGAAACTCGATCCGACCCGCGCAACACCGGCGGTGATCAATAACGACGGCCTTAACTATGTGCCAACCAACCGCTACGTGCTGTTTGGTCACCACTTTGCCGCCATCGCTGGTGCAGGCCCGCTGGTCGGCCCGGTACTGGCCGCGCAAATGGGTTACCTGCCCGGCACATTATGGCTGCTGGCAGGCGTAGTGCTGGCCGGTGCGGTACAGGATTTCATGGTGCTGTTTATCTCCTCCCGTCGTAACGGCGCCTCTCTCGGTGAGATGGTGAAAGAGGAGATGGGCCGCGTACCCGGCACCATCGCGCTGTTCGGTTGCTTCCTGATTATGATCATCATCCTCGCGGTGCTGGCGCTGATCGTGGTGAAAGCACTGGCGGAAAGCCCGTGGGGCGTGTTCACCGTTTGCTCCACCGTACCGATTGCCCTGTTTATGGGGATCTACATGCGCTTCCTGCGCCCTGGCCGCGTGGGTGAAGTGTCGGTGATCGGTATTGTGCTGCTGGTGGCTTCCATCTGGTTTGGCGGTGTGATCGCCCACGACCCATACTGGGGACCGGCGCTGACCTTCAAAGACACCACCATCACCTTCGCGCTGGTTGGTTATGCCTTTGTTTCCGCGCTGCTGCCGGTCTGGCTGATCCTCGCGCCGCGTGACTATCTGGCAACCTTCCTGAAAATCGGCGTGATCGTCGGTCTGGCGCTGGGCATCGTGATCCTCAACCCGGAACTGAAAATGCCTGCGGTGACGCAGTACATTGACGGCACCGGCCCGCTGTGGAAAGGTGCACTGTTCCCGTTCCTGTTTATCACTATCGCCTGTGGCGCCGTATCTGGCTTCCATGCGCTGATCGCTTCGGGTACGACACCGAAACTGCTGGCCAACGAAACCGACGCGCGCTTTATCGGTTATGGCGCAATGCTGATGGAATCCTTCGTTGCGGTAATGGCGCTGGTTGCAGCATCGATTATCGAACCGGGCCTCTACTTTGCGATGAACACCCCGCCAGCCGGTCTGGGCATCACCATGCCAAACCTGCATGAGCTGGGCGGTGAAAACGCGCCGATGATTCTGGCGCAGTTGAAAGATGTAACCGCGCACGCGGCGGCGACCGTCAGCTCCTGGGGCTTTGTAATTTCACCTGAGCAGATCCTGCAAACTGCAAAAGATATCGGCGAACCGTCGGTACTGAACCGCGCAGGTGGCGCGCCAACGCTGGCGGTCGGTATCGCTCACGTGTTCCACAAAATCATCCCGATGGCAGACATGGGCTTCTGGTACCACTTCGGTATTCTGTTTGAAGCGCTGTTTATCCTTACCGCGCTGGACGCGGGCACACGTGCCGGTCGCTTTATGTTGCAGGATCTGCTGGGCAACTTCGTACCGTTCCTGAAGAAAACCGATTCGCTGGTAGCAGGCGTTATCGGTACGGCGGGCTGCGTGGGTCTGTGGGGTTACCTGCTGTATCAGGGCGTGGTCGATCCGCTGGGCGGCGTGAAGAGCCTGTGGCCGCTGTTCGGCATCTCTAACCAGATGCTGGCCGCAGTGGCGCTGATGCTGGGCACGGTGGTGCTGGTGAAAATGCAGCGCACCAAATACATCTGGGTGACCGTGGTTCCGGCCATGTGGCTGCTGCTGTGCACCACCTGGGCGTTGGGTCTGAAACTGTTCAGCACCAACCCGCAACTGGAAGGCTTCCTGTATATGGCTAACCAGTACAAAGAGAAGATTGCCGCGGGCGGCAGTGACCTGACTGCGCAACAGATTGCCAACATGAACCATATCGTGGTGAACAACTACACCAACGCCGGTTTGAGTATTCTGTTCCTGGTGGTGGTTTACAGCATCATCTTCTACGGCATCAAAACCTGGCTGAACGTACGTAACAATAAAGTGCGTACCGACAAAGAAACACCGTATGTTCCGGTGCCGGAAGGCGGCGTGAAAACCTCTTCACATCATTAA
- a CDS encoding YbdD/YjiX family protein, with amino-acid sequence MFGNLGEAKKYLGQAAKMLIGIPDYDNYVDHMKTNHPDKPYMTYEEFFRERQQARYGGDGKGGVRCC; translated from the coding sequence ATGTTTGGTAACTTAGGCGAAGCAAAAAAGTACCTCGGTCAGGCGGCAAAGATGCTGATTGGTATTCCGGACTATGACAACTATGTTGACCATATGAAGACCAACCATCCCGACAAACCGTACATGACTTACGAAGAGTTCTTCCGCGAACGCCAGCAGGCGCGTTACGGCGGCGACGGCAAGGGCGGTGTCCGCTGTTGCTAA
- the yjiA gene encoding GTPase, producing the protein MTPIAVTLLTGFLGAGKTTLLRHILNEQHGYKIAVIENEFGEVSVDDQLIGDRATQIKTLTNGCICCSRSSELEDALLDLLDSLDRGDIAFDRLVIECTGMADPGPIIQTFFAHETLCQRYLLDGVIALVDAVHADEQMNQFTLAQSQIGYADRILLSKTDVAGESEKLRERLRRINARAPIYTVTHGDIELANLFNTNGFMLEENVVAAKPRFHFMADKQNDISSIVVELDYPVDISEVSRVMESLLLSFAEKLLRYKGMLWIDGEPNRLLFQGVQRLYSADWDRPWGDETPHSTLVFIGVQLPEDEIREAFAGLKK; encoded by the coding sequence ATGACCCCAATTGCAGTCACACTGTTGACCGGTTTCCTCGGCGCAGGCAAAACCACCCTCTTACGCCATATCCTCAATGAACAGCACGGCTACAAAATCGCCGTCATCGAAAACGAATTCGGTGAAGTCTCCGTTGACGATCAATTAATTGGCGATCGCGCCACGCAAATCAAAACCCTGACTAACGGCTGTATCTGCTGTAGCCGCTCCAGTGAGCTGGAAGATGCGCTGTTGGATCTGCTCGACAGCCTCGATCGCGGCGATATCGCCTTTGACCGTCTGGTGATCGAGTGCACTGGCATGGCGGATCCTGGCCCAATCATTCAGACTTTTTTCGCCCATGAAACCCTCTGCCAGCGCTATCTGCTCGACGGGGTGATCGCGCTGGTCGATGCTGTCCACGCCGATGAACAAATGAACCAGTTTACGCTGGCGCAATCGCAGATTGGCTATGCCGACCGCATCCTGCTGAGCAAAACCGATGTTGCCGGCGAGAGCGAAAAACTGCGCGAACGCCTGCGCCGCATCAACGCTCGCGCGCCGATTTACACCGTTACTCACGGAGATATCGAGCTGGCGAACCTGTTTAATACCAACGGATTTATGCTGGAAGAGAACGTGGTCGCCGCGAAGCCGCGCTTCCACTTTATGGCCGACAAGCAGAACGACATTAGCTCGATTGTGGTAGAACTCGATTACCCGGTGGACATCAGCGAGGTGTCGCGAGTAATGGAGAGCCTGCTGCTGAGTTTTGCCGAAAAGTTATTGCGTTACAAAGGGATGCTGTGGATAGACGGCGAGCCAAACCGTCTGCTTTTCCAGGGCGTGCAGCGCCTCTACAGCGCCGACTGGGATCGCCCGTGGGGCGATGAAACCCCGCACAGCACGCTGGTGTTTATTGGTGTGCAACTGCCGGAAGACGAAATCCGCGAAGCCTTTGCAGGGTTAAAAAAATAG
- a CDS encoding BrnA antitoxin family protein has translation MSMVKHKSGELPALNKQCEAELKALANKSDGEIDYSDIPSTDDVLWAGAVRGKFFRPLKTQASVRIDADVMEWLKRPGKGYQTRLNAILREAMMRDLQNKK, from the coding sequence ATGAGCATGGTTAAACATAAATCGGGTGAGTTGCCAGCGCTCAACAAGCAGTGTGAAGCTGAATTAAAAGCGCTGGCAAATAAATCGGACGGAGAGATTGATTACAGCGATATTCCGTCCACAGATGACGTGTTATGGGCTGGCGCTGTGCGCGGTAAGTTTTTTCGTCCGTTAAAAACGCAGGCATCAGTGCGTATTGATGCTGATGTGATGGAGTGGTTAAAACGACCGGGGAAAGGGTATCAGACGCGGCTCAATGCCATTTTGCGTGAGGCAATGATGCGCGATTTGCAGAACAAGAAGTAA
- a CDS encoding NAD-dependent succinate-semialdehyde dehydrogenase: MAYKTVNPFNNQLIKEYANHNDAEIEVALTKADALYHSSWSKGDIDQRLTVLHKLADLIDNQQEALAKIASREMGKLIAQSRSEVQLCAQIARYYADNAKTFLAPVKYPSELGEAWVEHHPIGVIMAVEPWNFPYYQLMRVLAPNFAAGNPVLCKHASIVPQCAEAFAHLVREAGAPEGAWTNLFISSDQVSAIIADPRVQGAALTGSEKAGSAVAAQAAKHIKKSTLELGGNDVFIVLDDADLDKAVETGVQARLANAGQVCTAAKRFIIHQDIADQFLRKFTDAFGQVKLGDPLDESTTLGPLSSKEALDTLSQQVSEAVQKGAKLHFGGKPAKSEGNFFEPTILTHITRDNPAYFEEFFGPVAQIYVVNNDDEAVRLANDSHYGLGGAIFSRNIKRAKQMASRIETGMVWINWLTDTAAELPFGGVKRSGFGRELSDLGIKEFVNQKLVVVRQ, translated from the coding sequence ATGGCTTATAAAACTGTGAATCCTTTTAACAATCAGCTCATTAAAGAGTACGCGAACCACAATGATGCCGAAATTGAAGTGGCACTGACAAAAGCGGATGCGCTGTATCACTCTTCGTGGTCGAAGGGGGATATTGATCAGCGGCTTACGGTGTTGCACAAACTGGCCGATCTGATTGATAACCAGCAGGAAGCGCTGGCAAAAATCGCCAGCCGTGAGATGGGGAAACTGATTGCGCAAAGCCGCAGCGAAGTACAGCTCTGTGCGCAGATCGCCCGCTACTATGCCGATAACGCGAAAACCTTCCTGGCACCGGTGAAATACCCGTCTGAACTCGGCGAAGCGTGGGTTGAGCACCATCCGATTGGCGTGATCATGGCCGTGGAGCCGTGGAACTTCCCCTATTACCAGTTGATGCGCGTACTGGCGCCAAACTTCGCCGCCGGTAACCCGGTTCTCTGTAAACATGCCAGCATCGTGCCGCAGTGCGCCGAAGCTTTTGCCCATCTGGTGCGGGAAGCGGGCGCACCGGAAGGGGCGTGGACCAATCTGTTTATCTCTTCCGATCAGGTATCGGCCATTATTGCCGATCCGCGCGTGCAGGGCGCGGCGCTGACTGGTTCGGAAAAAGCCGGTAGCGCGGTAGCGGCGCAGGCGGCGAAGCACATCAAAAAATCGACGCTGGAACTGGGCGGGAATGACGTGTTTATTGTGCTGGATGACGCCGATCTGGATAAGGCGGTGGAAACCGGCGTGCAGGCACGCCTGGCGAATGCGGGCCAGGTTTGTACGGCAGCCAAACGCTTTATTATTCATCAGGATATTGCCGATCAATTTCTGCGCAAATTCACGGACGCTTTCGGCCAGGTGAAGCTGGGCGATCCACTGGATGAAAGCACCACGCTTGGCCCGCTTTCGTCGAAAGAGGCGCTGGATACGCTAAGCCAGCAGGTGAGCGAGGCGGTACAAAAAGGGGCGAAACTGCATTTCGGTGGTAAACCTGCCAAAAGCGAAGGCAACTTCTTTGAACCAACCATTTTGACCCATATTACGCGCGATAACCCGGCTTACTTTGAAGAGTTCTTTGGCCCGGTGGCGCAAATTTATGTGGTGAATAACGATGATGAAGCTGTTCGACTGGCTAATGATTCGCACTATGGCCTCGGCGGGGCAATCTTCAGCCGCAATATCAAGCGCGCGAAACAGATGGCTTCGCGCATTGAAACCGGAATGGTGTGGATCAACTGGCTGACCGATACCGCCGCAGAATTGCCGTTCGGCGGCGTGAAGCGCTCTGGCTTTGGACGCGAACTCTCTGATTTAGGTATTAAAGAGTTTGTGAACCAGAAACTGGTGGTGGTGCGGCAGTAA